A region from the Tachysurus vachellii isolate PV-2020 chromosome 25, HZAU_Pvac_v1, whole genome shotgun sequence genome encodes:
- the zgc:112408 gene encoding stomatin, which translates to MVNSGTLWVGAESCGATDYQIVKEYERAVIFRLGRLLGGAKGPGIFWILPCVDTFRKVDLRTVSFNIPPQEVLTKDSVTIVVDAVVYYRVFNPTISITKVEDANVATQMLAQTTLRNMLGTKSLADILRDREEMAEQMEEVLYSASKNWGIKLERVELKDVKLPQTLQRAMAAEAEATREARAKVIAAEGEMKASCALKEAADVMSESPAALQLRYLQTLAEIATERNSTVVFPIPMDLITSFMKK; encoded by the exons ATGGTGAACTCTGGTACCCTGTGGGTGGGGGCGGAGTCATGTGGAGCCACAGATTATCAG ATTGTGAAGGAGTACGAAAGAGCGGTCATCTTCCGTTTAGGGCGACTCCTTGGCGGAGCAAAGGGACCCG gtataTTCTGGATCCTTCCATGTGTGGACACTTTTCGCAAGGTTGATCTGAGGACGGTGTCTTTCAACATTCCTCCTCAGGAG GTGTTGACCAAAGACTCGGTGACCATCGTGGTAGACGCTGTGGTGTATTACAGAGTCTTTAATCCCACAATATCTATTACTAAAGTAGAGGATGCGAATGTGGCTACGCAGATGCTGGCACAAACCACTCTGAGGAACATGCTGGGCACCAAGAGCTTGGCGGATATTTTGCGAGACCGGGAGGAGATGGCGGAACAGATGGAG GAAGTGCTTTATTCTGCGTCTAAAAACTGGGGGATTAAGCTCGAGCGGGTGGAGCTGAAGGACGTCAAACTGCCCCAGACGTTACAGAGAGCCATGGCTGCTGAAGCGGAGGCCACCAGAGAGGCTCGCGCCAAG GTGATAGCTGCTGAGGGAGAGATGAAGGCCTCGTGCGCGCTGAAGGAGGCTGCAGACGTCATGTCCGAGTCTCCGGCTGCTCTCCAGCTGCGCTACCTGCAGACGCTGGCCGAGATCGCCACAGAGAGGAACTCCACCGTGGTCTTCCCCATTCCCATGGACCTCATTACCAGCTTCATGAAGAAGTGA
- the chodl gene encoding chondrolectin, with translation MRAEATAFGILYGFTVLASCRGTRVVSGQTVCHGGTEKPCYKIAYFSDVSSRVAFWEAQQVCEVDGGSLLSVENITEQQHIEQLLQNLSRTSSGSGIADGDFWIGLTRVNPGSPEEHASITSCPDLYRWTDGSVSQFRKWYTDEPSCGGEACVVMYHQPTAQAGLGGRYLYQWNDDRCNMKHNFICKYEAESHLVKEHGDRPASRDTDPSQDNEEVMKTPDVYEDKSLDVTVAGDSSMLLIYVIIPTIPLLLLILVASGTCCFQMLSRKPRTKTSVNQSTLWISKTPKSDSAMEV, from the exons ATGCGCGCGGAGGCCACGGCGTTCGGGATCCTTTACGGTTTCACGGTGTTGGCGAGCTGCCGCGGTACCCGAGTGGTGAGCG GTCAGACTGTGTGTCATGGTGGCACTGAGAAGCCGTGCTATAAAATCGCATACTTCAGTGACGTGTCGAGCCGCGTGGCCTTCTGGGAAGCTCAGCAAGTGTGTGAGGTGGACGGCGGATCGCTCCTGAGCGTCGAGAACATCACTGAACAACAGCACATTGAACAACTTCTGCAAAATCTCAGTAGGACCAGTTCAGGTTCAGGGATCGCCGATGGAGATTTCTGGATCGGTCTGACTCGTGTGAACCCCGGGAGTCCAGAGGAACATGCcagcatcacttcctgtccaGATCTGTACAGATGGACGGATGGTAGCGTGTCTCAATTCAG AAAATGGTACACAGACGAACCGTCCTGCGGAGGGGAGGCGTGTGTAGTGATGTACCATCAGCCCACAGCTCAGGCTGGTTTAGGAGGACGGTACCTTTATCAGTGGAACGATGACAGGTGCAACATGAAGCACAATTTCATCTGCAAGTACGAAGCAG AGAGCCACCTGGTAAAGGAGCACGGAGACAGACCTGCAAGTCGCGACACAG ATCCTTCACAAGACAATGAAGAAGTGATGAAAACTCCTGACGTTTATGAGGACAAAAGCCTTGACGTCACCGTGGCAGGCGACTCGA GTATGCTGCTGATTTACGTGATCATCCCAACCATTCCTCTGCTCCTGCTCATCCTGGTGGCATCAGGAACCTGCTGCTTCCAGATGCTAAGCAG GAAACCACGGACGAAAACGAGCGTGAACCAGTCAACACTCTGGATCTCCAAGACACCAAAATCCGACAGCGCAATGGAGGTGTAA